gacctttgaataactcgatacccaaaattttaccagacttatcaatactctccattaatgtgaacagcttaaactgtcctctactggatacaaaaactcaggccagatatttgctccatacaagagtcacaccttaacttaaaagacaaatacagactcagggtgaaaggatggtcatccatatttcaggcaaatggtaatcagaaaagtAGGTGTCGCAATTTTAtattcagatacaataggctttaaaccaacaaaagtaaggaaggacaagaatggtcacttcatatttgttaagggtaatactcaatatgatgagatttcaattattaatatttatgcaccaaaccagaatgcacctcaatttataagagaaactcgaactgacatgagcaacttgatttcctccacctccataatagctagagatttcaacactcctttggcagtgttggatcaatcctccaacaagaagctgagcaaagatatcttagatttaaacctaaccatccaatatttgtatttagcagacatctacagaacatttcatccccaaaaaactgaatagacATACGTCTCATCACTCCACAGAACTTaatccaaaatcgaccacatcttaggtcacaagtttaacctcagtaaatttaaaggaatagaaattattccttgcatcttctcggaccaccatggaataaaaaacTTGAgataagtaacaacaggaatctgcatacccatacaaaaacatggaagttaaataatcttatgctgaatgatagctgggtcagagatgagattaacaaagaattcgccaattttttggaacaaaatgacaatgaagacacgaactatcagaatctctgggacaccacaaaggcagttctaagagggaaatttatagcactgcaagccttcctcaagagaacggaaagagaggacggtaacaacttaatggggcatctcaagcaactggaaaaggaagaacattccaaccccaaacccagtagaagaaaagaaataaccaaaattagagcagaattaaacaaaactgaaaacaaaagaataatacaagagatcaataaatctaaaagcgggttttttgaaaagatcaataaaatacataaacctttggccaacccaatcaggaaaaaaaaaacagtaaaatctctaatctcatcaatcagaaatgacaaagacgaaataacaacagacagctcagaaatccaaaaaatccttaatgaatattacaagaaactttattctcagaaatattaaaatctgaaggaaattgacggatatttggaagcacgtcaccttccaagacttagccagaatcaagtggaaatgctgaacaggcccatatcaagttcggaaaaagcatcaaccatataaaacctccctaaaaagaaaagcccgggaccagatagtttcacgtcagaattctaccaaacctttaaagaggagttagtacctatattactcaacctgttccaaaaggtagaaaaagagggaagactactcaacatgttctatgaagcaaacatcaccctgatccccaaaccaggaaaagacacaacaagaaaataacattatagaccaatatcactaatgaatatagatgcaaaaatattcaacaagatcctaacaaacagaatccagcaacacatcaaacaaattatacatcatgaccaagttggttttatcccaggctctcaaggttggttcaacatacgtaaatctataaatataattcaacacataaacaaattagagaCGTTCTTCACGGAGAGTCGCCGCGGTTTCCTGCTTCAACAGTGCTTGGACGGAACCCGGCGCTCGACCCCCATCCCGGCCGGCCGCTCACAGCCAGCCTTCCGACACCTCCTCACCGCGCCCTCGGACCGTCCCAAGGCCCCCACCGCCGCTCCAGCGCCGCGCAGCCGCTGCCTCTCCTCAGCCGCCGCCATGACGACCGCATCCCCTTCGCAGGTGCACCAGAACTACCACCAGGACTCGGAGGCCGCCATCAACCGCCAGATCAACCTGGAGCTCTACGCCTCCTACGTCTACCTGTCCATGTCTTACTACTTTGACCGCGATGATGTGgctttgaagaattttgccaAATACTTTCTTCACCAATCTCACGAGGAGAGGGAACATGCTGAGAAACTGATGAAGCTGCAGAATCAACGAGGTGGCCGAATCTTCCTTCAGGATATCAAAAAACCAGACTGAGATGACTGGGAGAGCGGGCTGAATGCGATGGAGTGTGCGTTACACTTGGAAAAAAGTGTGAATCAGTCACTACTAGAACTGCACAAACTGGCCACTGACAAAAATGACCCCCACTTGTGTGACTTCATTGAGACACATTACCTGAATGAACAGGTGAAATCCATTGAAGAACTGGGTGACCACGTAACCAACCTGCGCAAGATGGGAGCCCCTGAATCTGGCATGGCAGAGTATCTCTTTGACAAGCACACCCTGGGAGACAGTGATAATGAGAACTAAGCCTTAGGCTAACTTCCCCATAGTCACGGGGTGACTTCTGTGATCACCAAGGCAGTGCATGCATGTCAGGGTTTCCTTTACCTTTTCTATAAGTTGTACCAAAACATCCACTTAAGTTCTTTTATTTGTACCATTCcttcaaataaagaaatttggtaccccaaaaaaaaaaaaaacacatacacaaattaaaaaacaaagatcatatgattctctcaatcaatgcagaaaaagcttttgataataatatgcagcatcccttcatgatcagaacacttaagaaaattggtatagaagggacaattcttaaactgatagaagccatctacagcaaacccacagccaatatcatattgattggagttaaattggaatcatttccactcagatcaggaaccagacaaggctgcccattgtcgccattgctttttaacattgtaatggaagttttagccaccgcaattagggaagaaaaggcaatcaagggtatccatatggggtcagaagagaccaaactttcgctcttcgcagatgatatgattgtgtatctggaaaacactagggactctactacaaaactcctaaaagtgatcagggaatacagcagtgtctcaggttacaaatcaacattaataaatcggtagcctttatatatactaataatagtcaagttgaaaaaagagATAAGGACTTCatcccattcacaatagcatcaaagaagatgaaatatttgggaatttatctaacaaaggacgtgaaagatctcaataaagagaattatgaaattctgagaaatgaagtagctgaaaatgttaaaaaatggaaaaacataccatgctcatggctgggaagaatcaacattgttaaaatgtccatactacccaaagcaatatataatttcaacgcaatcccttttaaagctccactgtcatactttaaagatcttgaaaaaacaatacttcgttttatatggaatcagaaaaaaacctcgaatagccaagacattactcagaaataaaaacaaagcaggaggaatcacgctaccagacctcagactttactacaaaacgatagtgatcaaaacagcatggtattggcacaaaaacagagaagtagatgtctggaatagaatagagaaccaagagatgaatccagctacttaccgttatttaatctttgacaagccaaataaaaacattcagtggggaaaagattccctatttaacaaatggtgctgatgaactggctggcaacctgcagtagactgaaactggacccacacctttcaccattaactaagatagactctcactggattaaagatttaaacttaagacatgaaactataaaaatactagaggagagtgcagggaaaacccttgaagaaatcggtctgggcaagtattttatgaggaggaccacccctcccgggcaattgaagcagcttcaaaaatacactactgggacttgatcaaactaaaaagcttctgcacagccaagaacacagtaagtaaagcaaataaaccGCCcctagaatgggaaaagatatttgcaggttatgtctctgacaaaggtttaataaccagaaaccacagagaattcaaatgcattagcaagaaaagaacaagggatcccatcgtaggctgggcaagggatttgaagaaaaacttctctgaagaagacaggcgtgtggccttcagacatatgaaaaaatactcatcatctttaatcatcagagaaatgcaaatcaaaactactttgagataccatctaactccagtgagactagcctgtatcacaaaatctcaagaccatagatgttggcgtagatgtggagaaaagggaacacttttgtactgctagtgggaatgcaaattaatacattccttttggaaagatatatggagaacacttagagatctaaaaatagatctgccattcaatcctgtaattcctctgctgggcatataaccagaagaccaaaaatcacatcataacaaagatatttgtaccagaatgtttatcgcagccctattcataattgctaagtcatggaaaaagcccaagtgcccattgtttcacgaatggattagtaaattgtggtataatgtataccatggaatattatgcagccttaaagaaaaatggattctttacctctttcatgtttacatggatggagctggatactttttcttcttagtaaagtatctcaagaatggaagaaaaatgtactcagccctactatgaaactaatttagggctttcacatgaaagctataacccagttacaacctaagaatagggggaagagggaaagggaggggagggagggggactggtgggattacacctgtggtgcatcttacaagggtatatgcaaaacttagtaaatgtggaatgtaaatgtcttagcacaataattaagtaaatgccaggaaggctatgttaaccatggtgataataatgtgtcaaacggtctatgaaactagtgtatgatgcaccatgatcatatcaatgtacacagatatgatttaataaaaaaaaaaaaaagaatccctgaaagcaacaaagttgctttgcaaggcacagaggctcttcttcataagattatgaaggagaactttccagctATGGCAATACattctgaaattcggatagcagacaatttcagaaccccagcatgactcaacccgaataagacatccccaggcacatcataattgacttcactaaagttaagatgaaggaaaaaattctgaaagcagcaagacgtaagaaaaccataacctacaaagtgaagaatattagaatgactgcagatctctctgctgaaacctttcaagctagaagagggtggtcatcgaattttaatctcctaaaacaaaataactttcaacccaggataaactaaactgagtttcatctatgatggagaaattaaatactttaatgaaatacacattgaagaaatttgccaaaccagctctccaggatactctcagatctatcctccgtaatgaccagcacaatcctctaccacaaaagtaaactcactcagaaacttttgatcaaactgcaacttccacagtggcaaaaggattaaaaatgtctactggacttttgaaaaacacaacACCCAAAAATTCtacaaggcttatcaatactctcaattaatgtgaatggcttaaattgttctctgaagaggcacaggttagctgactggatacaaaactcaggccagttaTCTGCTCcgaaaaagaatctcatcttacccttagactcagagtgaagggttggtcatctatatttcaggcaaatggaaatcagaaaaaaccaggagtggcaattttatttgtacacaataggctttaaaccaacaaaagtaaggacaGATAACGATGgacacttcttatttgttaagggtaacactcaacatgatgagatttcaattattaacatttatgcacccaaccagaatgcacctcaatttataagagagactctaacagacaagagtaacttgatttccccaAGATCCATAatactcagagattttaacacccctttggcagtgttggatagatccttcataggaagctaaggaaaaaaattttaggcttaaacttaaccatttaacatttcgatataacagacatctacagaacatttcatcctaacaaaactgaatacacattcttctcatcagctcacggaatatactctaaaatcgatcacatcttaggtcacaagtctaacctaagcaaatttaaaagaatacaaattattccttgcatcttctaggaccaccatggaataaaagttgaactcagtaacaacaggaatctgcgtactcatacaaaaacatggaagttaaataaccttatgctgaatgacagctaggtcatagaggagattaagaaggaaattaccaattctttggaacaaaacgataatgaagacacaaattatcagaacctctgggataccgcaaaggcagtcataacaggtaaatttatagcattgcaagtcttcctcaagagaatggaaagagaggaagttaacaacttaatgggacctctcaagcaactggaaaaagaagaatattataatcccaaacccagcagaaaaaaagaaataatcaaaattagagcagaattaaataaaactgaaaacaaaaggactgagtatacaacagatcaataaatccaaaatttggtttttaatcaagatcaataaaatagataaacctttggctaaactaaccaggaaaaaaggaagaaaatctgtaatttcattaatcaggaatggtaaagacgaaataacaacagactcctcagaaattcaaaaaatccttaatgaatgttacaagaaagtttattctcagaaatacgaaaatctgaaggaaattgaccaatacttggaagcaaataaccttccaagacttagcaagcatcaagtggaaatgttgaacaggcctatatcaagttgtgaaatagcagcaactatacaaaatctccaccacccccccccaaaaaaaaaagcccgggatcagatggcttcacattagaagtctaccaaaccattaaagaggaactagtaactatattactcaactttttccaaaatatataaaaagaaggaataatattatccaacacattctatgaagtagatatcaccttgatccccaaaccaggaaaagacccaacaagaaagaaaattatagaccaatatcactaatgaatattgatgcaaaaaatattcaacaagatcctagcaaacagaatccagcaacacatcaaacaaattatacaaaatgACCAAGCGGGTTTtagcccagggtctcaaggctggttcaatatctgtaaatctataaatataattcagcacataaacaaattaaaaaactaagaccatacgattctctcaattgatgcagaaaaagcttttgataatatccagcattctttcatgatcagaacactttataaaattggtatagaagggacattgcttaaactgatagaggccatctacagcaaacccacagccaatgtcgtattgaatggagctaaattgaaatcatttccactcagatcaggaaccaggcaaggttgcccattgtctcctctgctctttaacaacgtaatggaagtcttagccatcgtaattagggaagaaaaggcaatcaagggtatctatatagggtcagaagagatcaaactttcgctctccGCAGAccatatgattgtatatctggaaaacactagggattccactacaaaactgttagaagtgatcaaggaatacagcagcatctcaggttactaaatcaacatttataaatcggtagcctttatatatacaaacaacagtcaagctgaaaaaacagtcaaggacgcTATTCcattcagagtagtgccaaagaagatgaaatatttgggagtttacctaacaaaggacgtgaaagatctctataaagagaactatgaaattctaagaaaagaaatagctgaagatgttaacaaatggaaaaacataccatgctcatggctgggaagaatcaacattgcaaaaatcccaaaacaagagaTATTggaggggatgtggagaaaagggaacacttctacactgctagtgggaatgcaaactaatacgttccttttggaaagatgtttggagaacatttagagatccaaaaatagacctgccattcgatc
This region of Nycticebus coucang isolate mNycCou1 chromosome 2, mNycCou1.pri, whole genome shotgun sequence genomic DNA includes:
- the LOC128579877 gene encoding ferritin heavy chain-like, whose translation is MTTASPSQVHQNYHQDSEAAINRQINLELYASYVYLSMSYYFDRDDVALKNFAKYFLHQSHEEREHAEKLMKLQNQRGGRIFLQDIKKPD